One window from the genome of Eucalyptus grandis isolate ANBG69807.140 chromosome 7, ASM1654582v1, whole genome shotgun sequence encodes:
- the LOC104453861 gene encoding WPP domain-interacting tail-anchored protein 2: protein MDDLAVSDFSLNLDTISIPGGGRELENAIKVLTKVDMDLAYSSEKLLNLHFLLMHLLALYDELDPRAVGNGYFKEDFLEKALRYDLLIGILDSEVREVDIFLATLPAEIDDAHHEISSCRHFQEVYTVMDEKLHKCRESLKQSREQALEVKRHIANLQKDFAAVQSDKSEKDNGLDLSDKNQLFNSSFRAKTKELPRYVSRMLEKSLAREQALEKKLSESRQNEEDLKWKLHYTEQVALHMEEAAEVVWGRFLEAENAWEILMGISKELVGKSQVIQFNLNSSVQREAQFLSKIEDLAEQLKAKDIIVQKLESVNVDYVAKCSEVVNLSNKVKVLEEQLKETRFHLKEANASWEASQNQIDEMEHVVETLKEGIEAAESKVDAAEGKVTHLTDSNLELTEELNFLKGSVNSKTEKVSVLEKQSRELELQLQHARASSEASQEQQNLLYSAIWDMETLIEDLKSKVSKAESKTDSVEEQCIELSEANFELKKEVSLLRAKIRDLEMSLDDANSSKVAISDEVNLRSKIMMDTVMQLAFERERIQKQLYFLTKDDKMLVGKLKNVREESLNSISHDKDFNEREPPL from the exons ATGGATGACCTGGCAGTTAGTGACTTTAGTTTGAATCTAGATACAATTTCTATACCGGGGGGTGGTCGAGAGCTAGAAAATGCTATCAAAGTTTTGACAAAAGTTGACATGGACTTGGCCTATTCGTCAGAGAAATTACTCAATTTACACTTTCTTCTGATGCATTTACTTGCATTATATGATGAACTTGACCCAAGGGCAGTGGGTAATGGCTACTTCAAAGAAGATTTTCTTGAGAAAGCATTGAGATATGATTTATTAATTGGCATTCTAGATTCTGAGGTAAGAGAGGTGGACATTTTCTTGGCTACTTTACCAGCAGAAATCGATGATGCCCATCATGAAATATCTTCATGCAGACATTTCCAAGAAGTATATACTGTTATGGATGAGAAGTTGCATAAGTGTCGAGAATCTCTGAAGCAATCTCGGGAGCAGGCTTTAGAGGTAAAGAGACACATAGCCAATCTTCAGAAGGACTTTGCGGCTGTCCAATCTGACAAAA GTGAGAAGGACAACGGTTTGGATCTGTCTGACAAAAATCAACTCTTCAATTCAAGTTTTAGAGCAAAAACGAAAGAGCTACCCAGATATGTCTCAAGGATGCTAGAGAAATCTCTTGCTAGGGAGCAAGCTCTTGAGAAGAAATTGTCGGAATCCAGACAGAATGAAGAGGATCTGAAATGGAAACTGCATTATACAGAACAGGTGGCTCTTCACATGGAAGAAGCAGCAGAAGTTGTGTGGGGAAGGTTTCTAGAAGCAGAAAATGCTTGGGAGATACTGATGGGTATATCCAAGGAGCTGGTAGGAAAATCTCAAGTCATTCAATTTAACCTTAACAGCTCAGTACAACGTGAAGCACAGTTTTTATCTAAAATTGAGGATCTAGCAGAACAGCTGAAAGCTAAGGATATCATCGTGCAAAAGCTTGAAAGTGTAAATGTCGATTATGTCGCCAAATGCTCTGAGGTTGTAAATTTGAGCAATAAAGTGAAGGTACTTGAGGAGCAGCTCAAAGAAACCAGGTTCCATCTGAAGGAAGCAAATGCTTCATGGGAAGCAAGTCAAAATCAAATCGATGAGATGGAACATGTAGTTGAGACACTTAAAGAAGGTATTGAAGCCGCCGAAAGCAAGGTGGATGCTGCGGAAGGTAAGGTGACACATTTAACCGACTCAAACCTGGAACTCACGGAGGAGTTAAATTTTCTTAAGGGTAGCGTTAATAGTAAGACCGAGAAGGTTAGTGTACTTGAAAAGCAGTCGAGGGAATTAGAGTTGCAATTACAGCATGCAAGGGCATCCTCAGAAGCAAGTCAAGAGCAGCAGAACTTGTTGTATTCTGCTATATGGGATATGGAAACTCTTATTGAAGATTTGAAATCGAAGGTGTCAAAAGCAGAAAGCAAGACTGATAGCGTGGAAGAGCAATGTATTGAACTATCTGAAGCCAATTTCGAGCTTAAGAAAGAAGTCAGCCTACTGAGGGCTAAGATAAGAGACTTGGAGATGTCACTGGATGATGCCAATAGTTCCAAAGTTGCCATTTCTGATGAAGTCAATCTAAGATCTAAAATCATGATGGATACGGTCATGCAACTAGCCTTTGAGAGGGAGCGGATCCAGAAGCAG CTATACTTTTTGACAAAGGATGACAAAATGTTGGTTGGGAAGTTAAAAAATGTGAGGGAAGAGTCACTGAATTCCATATCCCATGATAAGGATTTCAATGAAAGAGAGCCTCCATTATAG
- the LOC104453862 gene encoding uncharacterized protein LOC104453862, which translates to MASFSMEDFVGHGALKELLPRLIEEGWDDVPTLKIMNAEDMDAVSMTQQQKDALEMRAYLHDRALLQYGDRLEASGRSLPQLLNLSTSDLSSQFGMKRGHVARFMDRKNACADPLPKSYMVSAQGGSHADKPSRTNSMYKSLSSANFRKMSVTRLSMRSTGSNDRSLEKSLSDLRIKDGHVFRGIVAAGPAEPRACGCVNAPPVTNQIAPYSAIENISVQKLAPEHKIAMERLVKIRTPPMKASELWQDKPAIFLCMRRPGCIMCRAEAYQLYSKKPIFDALGVQLFAVLHEHIESEVKDFWPRYWGGAVLYDPGMEFFKALGGGKLLKDKFLSGFLLNPIAIANYKRAKAIGVKQNFKGEGEIKGGLFIVGSGKSGIAYQFIERNFGDWAPLAEVVEICSQLQNHYLNQGEPSHEYE; encoded by the exons ATGGCATCTTTCTCCATGGAGGATTTTGTTGGACATGGAGCTCTAAAAGAGCTGCTACCGAGGTTGATTGAAGAAGGTTGGGATGATGTCCCGACCTTGAAGATCATGAATGCAGAGGACATGGATGCAGTTTCCATGACACAACAGCAAAAG GATGCGCTGGAGATGAGAGCCTACCTGCATGACCGAGCATTGTTGCAGTATGGAGACCGGCTCGAGGCCTCTGGAAGATCCCTGCCTCAGCTTTTGAACCTGAGCACCAGCGATCTTTCTTCACAGTTCGGGATGAAGAGAGGCCATGTGGCCCGGTTTATGGACAGGAAAAACGCCTGTGCAGACCCTCTGCCTAAATCCTACATGGTTTCGGCACAAGGAGGATCTCATGCTGATAAGCCTTCCAGGACCAATAGCATGTACAAAAGTCTTTCGTCAGCAAACTTTAGGAAGATGAGCGTGACAAGGTTATCCATGAGAAGTACTGGTAGCAATGATAGGTCTCTGGAGAAGTCACTGTCTGATCTTAGGATCAAGGACGGGCATGTCTTTAGAGGGATTGTTGCGGCAGGGCCTGCTGAGCCTCGAGCATGTGGCTGCGTCAATGCTCCTCCTGTAACCAATCAGATTGCTCCATACTCTGCCATCGAGAACATCTCGGTCCAGAAATTAGCGCCAGAGCATAAGATAGCGATGGAGCGCCTGGTGAAGATTAGAACACCTCCGATGAAGGCCTCGGAGCTCTGGCAAGACAAGCCAGCCATCTTCCTCTGCATGAGACGGCCAGG GTGCATCATGTGTAGAGCCGAAGCCTACCAACTCTATTCAAAAAAGCCCATCTTTGATGCTCTCGGGGTCCAACTATTTGCAGTTCTTCATGAACACATAGAATCAGAG GTTAAAGATTTCTGGCCCCGGTACTGGGGCGGCGCGGTGCTCTACGATCCTGGGATGGAGTTTTTCAAAGCGCTTGGCGGCGGGAAGCTGCTCAAGGACAAATTCTTGTCGGGGTTCCTTCTCAATCCGATAGCAATAGCTAATTACAAGCGCGCAAAAGCAATTGGGGTCAAGCAGAATTTCAAAGGAGAAGGTGAGATAAAAGGCGGGCTCTTTATAGTTGGGAGTGGCAAGAGTGGGATTGCTTATCAGTTCATTGAGAGGAACTTTGGTGATTGGGCTCCTCTAGCTGAAGTTGTCGAGATCTGTAGTCAATTGCAG AATCATTATCTAAATCAAGGGGAGCCATCACATGAATATGAATGA
- the LOC104453863 gene encoding putative U-box domain-containing protein 42 isoform X1 — MSLKTDCSLATDLAKSLLQSTSEVSESLLCIEFERESFAAIACYIYRATFAVMELQTSKHTPPNALEIVQSISKKIDFAKDVVSKCQRDTNPIKDHELRSVIVQLESIINHIGEDLRMIPASTYGDQNFAAQAVKSLSLEMKKAQFEVGDESEVQHPKEVATMEKQSEQVPYETDFYSIDTAALVDNSRSWDTSQFVEFLHSTSTSMSGSHNKQRSTSRASITSSQVAEIIEPMYGTFFCPLTKKFMEDPVTIESGVTYEREAIDEWLKKHENSEQIGCPVTGKKLISRVLSTNLALKTTIEEWKERNEAARIKAARAALTLASSPAMVIEALKDVQSICRQRGYNMIQVRNIGMIPLLVKFVEYKDRNARCMALDILRQLAEEDEDNKEMIARAVDTAALIKLLSSSHQPTRHSTLQFLLELSESQSLCESIGSVTGAILILITNRYNSLDAFGSEKASEILRNLESHPSNIKIMAENGYVEPLLEHLIQGSEEIKLEMASYLEEIFLGYDSQNYVAVRAAPSLISMVQSGHGLIRRAAFKALARISSYHPNSKALVEAGILQIMVEEMFSRQITDETMNSRVEAASIITNIIDSGLDLEKLQVNVRGHTMASDYIIYNIVCMMKNSTPEELNINLVKILLCMTKSPKSTATIVSAVKETEASYVLIELINNPHEELVVVAIKLLIILSSYMGHTFAERLCKTRGLPENLIRSLNEQNHVTEKQSISAKFLAKLPHKNVTLNLALLNKGLIPDVLQRINRMQVSGTRTSRYAITYLEGLVGILVRFTTTLYEPHLLALARNYNFTCVFTELLMRTSSDEVQRLSAIGLENLSAESAHLSKPPEIKKTKTRKLFHLPKSLSFNFSKRKKLSICPVHQGVCSSQSTFCLIEANAVERLLTCLDHEKVEVVEAALSALCTLLDDKVDVEKSVDMLSGANTIQHVLNVVKDHRHEGLRQKSFWVIERFLSKGSDTSASYISQDRLFPSTLVSAFHHGDVTTKQMAERILRHLNKMPYCTTSLCSM, encoded by the exons ATGTCG TTGAAAACAGATTGTTCTCTAGCGACAGATCTTGCCAAGTCATTACTTCAATCTACTTCTGAGGTCTCAGAGTCTTTACTATGCATTGAGTTTGAACGAGAGAGCTTCGCCGCAATCGCGTGCTATATATACCGAGCTACTTTCGCCGTCATGGAGTTGCAGACGAGTAAACATACTCCACCTAATGCGCTAGAGATTGTACAATCCATTTCGAAGAAGATCGATTTCGCCAAGGATGTGGTCAGCAAGTGCCAAAGGGACACAAATCCGATCAAAGATCATGAGCTGAGAAGTGTCATAGTTCAGTTAGAGAGCATTATAAATCATATTGGGGAGGACTTGAGGATGATACCTGCTTCAACATATGGGGACCAAAATTTTGCAGCGCAGGCCGTGAAGTCGCTGTCGCTGGAAATGAAGAAAGCTCAATTTGAGGTAGGCGATGAATCGGAAGTCCAACATCCTAAAGAGGTTGCAACTATGGAAAAGCAGAGCGAACAAGTACCGTAcgaaacagatttttattctaTCGACACCGCAGCTTTGGTGGATAATTCGCGGTCCTGGGATACATCGCAATTCGTCGAGTTCCTTCATAGCACGAGCACGAGCATGAGTGGCAGCCACAATAAGCAGAGAAGCACGAGTAGGGCATCGATAACATCGAGCCAAGTTGCTGAGATTATCGAGCCAATGTATGGGACCTTCTTCTGTCCACTGACAAAGAAGTTCATGGAAGACCCAGTAACCATAGAAAGCGGAGTGACCTATGAAAGAGAAGCAATTGACGAGTGGCTTAAGAAGCACGAAAACTCGGAACAAATAGGTTGTCCAGTGACAGGTAAAAAGCTGATTTCTCGAGTTCTAAGCACTAATTTAGCGTTGAAGACCACGATAGAAGAGTGGAAGGAGAGGAATGAAGCGGCAAGAATCAAAGCGGCACGCGCTGCGCTCACTTTAGCGAGTTCACCAGCAATGGTTATCGAAGCTTTAAAAGATGTCCAAAGCATCTGCCGACAGAGAGGCTATAACATGATTCAAGTTCGTAATATCGGAATGATCCCTTTGCTGGTCAAGTTCGTGGAGTACAAGGATAGAAATGCGAGATGTATGGCGTTGGACATACTGAGACAGTTGGCCGAGGAAGATGAAGATAACAAG GAAATGATCGCCAGAGCAGTAGATACGGCGGCTCTGATCAAGTTGCTTTCTAGCAGTCACCAGCCCACGAGACATTCGACATTGCAATTTCTGCTGGAGCTTTCCGAATCTCAGTCTCTATGTGAGAGCATCGGGTCTGTTACTGGCGCCATTTTGATCCTGATCACAAACAGGTACAACTCGCTTGATGCTTTCGGTTCTGAGAAAGCCAGCGAAATCTTAAGGAATCTGGAGAGCCATCCAAGTAATATAAAGATCATGGCCGAAAACGGTTACGTGGAACCTCTTCTAGAACATCTAATCCAAG GTAGTGAAGAAATCAAACTGGAAATGGCGAGCTATCTTGAGGAAATTTTTCTCGGCTATGACAGCCAAAACTATGTGGCGGTAAGAGCCGCTCCGTCACTTATCTCAATGGTGCAGAGCGGACATGGATTGATTAGGAGGGCAGCTTTTAAGGCTCTAGCTAGGATCTCTTCTTACCATCCAAATAGCAAAGCGCTCGTGGAGGCAGGAATTTTGCAGATCATGGTTGAAGAAATGTTCAGTCGCCAAATTACTGATGAAACGATGAACTCGAGGGTGGAAGCAGCCTCGATAATCACCAACATAATTGACTCGGGGCTCGATTTGGAGAAACTTCAGGTGAACGTGCGTGGACACACGATGGCTTCGGATTACATCATCTATAACATTGTCTGCATGATGAAGAACTCTACGCCAGAAGAGCTCAACATCAACCTTGTGAAGATTCTGTTGTGCATGACCAAGTCTCCTAAATCAACAGCGacaattgtttctgctgtcaaaGAGACTGAAGCGAGCTATGTTCTGATTGAACTCATCAATAACCCGCATGAAGAACTCGTGGTCGTTGCAATCAAGCTTCTCATAATACTATCATCATATATGGGCCATACATTTGCCGAAAGACTCTGCAAAACTAGAGGTTTGCCTGAGAACCTGATCCGGAGCCTGAATGAACAGAATCATGTGACAGAGAAGCAATCGATTTCAGCAAAATTTCTTGCCAAGCTACCCCACAAGAACGTGACACTCAATCTAGCCCTTTTGAACAAGGGCTTGATCCCCGATGTCCTACAAAGAATTAATCGAATGCAAGTAAGCGGAACAAGGACAAGTAGGTATGCAATCACGTACTTAGAAGGTCTAGTAGGCATTCTAGTTCGGTTCACCACAACATTATATGAACCTCATCTGTTGGCTCTTGCAAGAAACTACAACTTCACCTGTGTTTTTACAGAGTTGCTCATGAGAACATCAAGTGATGAAGTGCAGAGGTTATCGGCTATCGGATTGGAGAATCTGTCAGCAGAATCTGCGCATTTATCAAAACCCCCTGAAATCAAGAAGACCAAAACAAGGAAGCTATTTCACTTGCCGAAGTCACTCTCCTTTAATTTCTCAAAGAGGAAGAAGTTGTCAATATGTCCGGTTCACCAAGGGGTTTGTTCTTCCCAGAGTACATTCTGCCTTATTGAGGCAAATGCAGTGGAGAGGCTCTTAACATGCTTAGACCATGAAAAAGTTGAGGTGGTTGAAGCTGCGTTATCTGCCTTGTGTACCTTGTTAGATGACAAAGTCGATGTGGAAAAGAGTGTGGACATGTTAAGTGGTGCCAATACCATACAACATGTGCTGAATGTGGTCAAGGATCATAGGCATGAAGGACTGAGGCAGAAGTCATTTTGGGTTATCGAGAGGTTCTTGAGCAAAGGAAGTGATACTTCAGCTTCGTACATCTCTCAGGATAGGTTGTTTCCCTCGACCTTGGTCAGTGCCTTCCATCACGGAGATGTTACTACCAAGCAGATGGCGGAGAGGATCTTGAGGCATTTGAATAAGATGCCATATTGCACTACTTCCCTTTGTTCTATGTAA
- the LOC104453863 gene encoding putative U-box domain-containing protein 42 isoform X2: MSLKTDCSLATDLAKSLLQSTSEVSESLLCIEFERESFAAIACYIYRATFAVMELQTSKHTPPNALEIVQSISKKIDFAKDVVSKCQRDTNPIKDHELRSVIVQLESIINHIGEDLRMIPASTYGDQNFAAQAVKSLSLEMKKAQFEVGDESEVQHPKEVATMEKQSEQVPYETDFYSIDTAALVDNSRSWDTSQFVEFLHSTSTSMSGSHNKQRSTSRASITSSQVAEIIEPMYGTFFCPLTKKFMEDPVTIESGVTYEREAIDEWLKKHENSEQIGCPVTGKKLISRVLSTNLALKTTIEEWKERNEAARIKAARAALTLASSPAMVIEALKDVQSICRQRGYNMIQVRNIGMIPLLVKFVEYKDRNARCMALDILRQLAEEDEDNKEMIARAVDTAALIKLLSSSHQPTRHSTLQFLLELSESQSLCESIGSVTGAILILITNRYNSLDAFGSEKASEILRNLESHPSNIKIMAENGYVEPLLEHLIQGSEEIKLEMASYLEEIFLGYDSQNYVAVRAAPSLISMVQSGHGLIRRAAFKALARISSYHPNSKALVEAGILQIMVEEMFSRQITDETMNSRVEAASIITNIIDSGLDLEKLQVNVRGHTMASDYIIYNIVCMMKNSTPEELNINLVKILLCMTKSPKSTATIVSAVKETEASYVLIELINNPHEELVVVAIKLLIILSSYMGHTFAERLCKTRGLPENLIRSLNEQNHVTEKQSISAKFLAKLPHKNVTLNLALLNKGLIPDVLQRINRMQVSGTRTSRVAHENIK, encoded by the exons ATGTCG TTGAAAACAGATTGTTCTCTAGCGACAGATCTTGCCAAGTCATTACTTCAATCTACTTCTGAGGTCTCAGAGTCTTTACTATGCATTGAGTTTGAACGAGAGAGCTTCGCCGCAATCGCGTGCTATATATACCGAGCTACTTTCGCCGTCATGGAGTTGCAGACGAGTAAACATACTCCACCTAATGCGCTAGAGATTGTACAATCCATTTCGAAGAAGATCGATTTCGCCAAGGATGTGGTCAGCAAGTGCCAAAGGGACACAAATCCGATCAAAGATCATGAGCTGAGAAGTGTCATAGTTCAGTTAGAGAGCATTATAAATCATATTGGGGAGGACTTGAGGATGATACCTGCTTCAACATATGGGGACCAAAATTTTGCAGCGCAGGCCGTGAAGTCGCTGTCGCTGGAAATGAAGAAAGCTCAATTTGAGGTAGGCGATGAATCGGAAGTCCAACATCCTAAAGAGGTTGCAACTATGGAAAAGCAGAGCGAACAAGTACCGTAcgaaacagatttttattctaTCGACACCGCAGCTTTGGTGGATAATTCGCGGTCCTGGGATACATCGCAATTCGTCGAGTTCCTTCATAGCACGAGCACGAGCATGAGTGGCAGCCACAATAAGCAGAGAAGCACGAGTAGGGCATCGATAACATCGAGCCAAGTTGCTGAGATTATCGAGCCAATGTATGGGACCTTCTTCTGTCCACTGACAAAGAAGTTCATGGAAGACCCAGTAACCATAGAAAGCGGAGTGACCTATGAAAGAGAAGCAATTGACGAGTGGCTTAAGAAGCACGAAAACTCGGAACAAATAGGTTGTCCAGTGACAGGTAAAAAGCTGATTTCTCGAGTTCTAAGCACTAATTTAGCGTTGAAGACCACGATAGAAGAGTGGAAGGAGAGGAATGAAGCGGCAAGAATCAAAGCGGCACGCGCTGCGCTCACTTTAGCGAGTTCACCAGCAATGGTTATCGAAGCTTTAAAAGATGTCCAAAGCATCTGCCGACAGAGAGGCTATAACATGATTCAAGTTCGTAATATCGGAATGATCCCTTTGCTGGTCAAGTTCGTGGAGTACAAGGATAGAAATGCGAGATGTATGGCGTTGGACATACTGAGACAGTTGGCCGAGGAAGATGAAGATAACAAG GAAATGATCGCCAGAGCAGTAGATACGGCGGCTCTGATCAAGTTGCTTTCTAGCAGTCACCAGCCCACGAGACATTCGACATTGCAATTTCTGCTGGAGCTTTCCGAATCTCAGTCTCTATGTGAGAGCATCGGGTCTGTTACTGGCGCCATTTTGATCCTGATCACAAACAGGTACAACTCGCTTGATGCTTTCGGTTCTGAGAAAGCCAGCGAAATCTTAAGGAATCTGGAGAGCCATCCAAGTAATATAAAGATCATGGCCGAAAACGGTTACGTGGAACCTCTTCTAGAACATCTAATCCAAG GTAGTGAAGAAATCAAACTGGAAATGGCGAGCTATCTTGAGGAAATTTTTCTCGGCTATGACAGCCAAAACTATGTGGCGGTAAGAGCCGCTCCGTCACTTATCTCAATGGTGCAGAGCGGACATGGATTGATTAGGAGGGCAGCTTTTAAGGCTCTAGCTAGGATCTCTTCTTACCATCCAAATAGCAAAGCGCTCGTGGAGGCAGGAATTTTGCAGATCATGGTTGAAGAAATGTTCAGTCGCCAAATTACTGATGAAACGATGAACTCGAGGGTGGAAGCAGCCTCGATAATCACCAACATAATTGACTCGGGGCTCGATTTGGAGAAACTTCAGGTGAACGTGCGTGGACACACGATGGCTTCGGATTACATCATCTATAACATTGTCTGCATGATGAAGAACTCTACGCCAGAAGAGCTCAACATCAACCTTGTGAAGATTCTGTTGTGCATGACCAAGTCTCCTAAATCAACAGCGacaattgtttctgctgtcaaaGAGACTGAAGCGAGCTATGTTCTGATTGAACTCATCAATAACCCGCATGAAGAACTCGTGGTCGTTGCAATCAAGCTTCTCATAATACTATCATCATATATGGGCCATACATTTGCCGAAAGACTCTGCAAAACTAGAGGTTTGCCTGAGAACCTGATCCGGAGCCTGAATGAACAGAATCATGTGACAGAGAAGCAATCGATTTCAGCAAAATTTCTTGCCAAGCTACCCCACAAGAACGTGACACTCAATCTAGCCCTTTTGAACAAGGGCTTGATCCCCGATGTCCTACAAAGAATTAATCGAATGCAAGTAAGCGGAACAAGGACAAGTAG AGTTGCTCATGAGAACATCAAGTGA
- the LOC104455732 gene encoding LOW QUALITY PROTEIN: UDP-glycosyltransferase 89A2 (The sequence of the model RefSeq protein was modified relative to this genomic sequence to represent the inferred CDS: inserted 3 bases in 2 codons) produces the protein MHQNIQQRNQKLAFPLFSSSSISMESPHPHVLLFPYPAQGHMLPLQDLAHQLSLRGLALTILVTPKNLPILASLLSAHPSIQTLVLPLPPHPKLPXGVENVRDIGNAGNVHVISALSALRLPISRWFASHPNPPVAILSDFLLGWTLDLADELGXPRIAFFSSGAFLTSVTGFCWRNMESVRGASADTVELSNLPGAPSFRKEHLPGLFRSYQESDPDWQIVKRGLLGNMASWACVFNTFDHLEGRYLEHLRQKMGHGRVYGVGPLNLIGLDDVWGSGVPGAEAGGDVLGWLDGCPDGSVLYVCFGSQKLMAQEQMDALASGLERSGARFVWVVRTTMAQQAEEGYRAVPDGFEARVAGRGRVVTGWAPQVQILGHRAVGGFLSHCGWNSVQEAVVAGKVVLAWPMEADQFVNARLLVEDMGVAVRACDGAVTVPDPVKLSRVIARTMREDLPERARVQELRRKAFDAVEPGGGSSWTGLDEFVKALGQLPKQ, from the exons ATGCATCAGAACATCCAACAGAGAAATCAAAAATTAGcattccctctcttttcttcttcttcaatctccaTGGAGTCTCCACATCCGCACGTACTGCTATTCCCCTACCCAGCGCAGGGCCACATGCTCCCGCTCCAGGACCTCGCCCACCAGCTCTCCCTCCGCGGACTCGCCCTCACCATACTAGTCACTCCCAAGAACCTCCCCATCCTCGCCTCTCTCCTGTCCGCCCACCCTTCCATCCAGACCCtcgtcctccccctccctccccacCCCAAACTCCC GGGCGTCGAGAACGTCCGCGACATCGGCAACGCCGGCAACGTCCACGTCATCTCCGCCCTCTCCGCCCTCCGCCTCCCCATCTCCCGGTGGTTCGCCTCCCACCCCAACCCCCCCGTTGCCATCCTCTCCGACTTCTTACTCGGCTGGACCCTCGACTTGGCCGACGAGCTCG GTCCCCGGATCGCTTTCTTCTCCTCCGGTGCCTTCTTGACGTCGGTCACCGGCTTCTGCTGGCGGAACATGGAGAGCGTGAGGGGGGCCAGCGCCGACACTGTGGAGCTCTCCAATCTGCCCGGAGCACCGTCGTTCCGGAAGGAGCACCTGCCGGGACTGTTCCGCTCCTACCAGGAGTCCGACCCGGATTGGCAGATTGTGAAGAGAGGCTTATTAGGGAATATGGCCTCCTGGGCTTGCGTTTTCAATACGTTCGATCACTTGGAAGGCCGGTATTTGGAGCACCTGAGGCAGAAAATGGGCCATGGGCGTGTTTACGGGGTTGGCCCACTTAATCTGATTGGGCTTGACGATGTCTGGGGCTCGGGAGTCCCGGGCGCGGAAGCAGGCGGCGACGTGCTGGGCTGGCTCGACGGGTGCCCTGATGGGTCGGTCCTCTACGTGTGCTTTGGTAGCCAGAAGCTGATGGCCCAGGAGCAGATGGACGCCCTGGCGTCCGGGCTCGAGAGGAGTGGGGCCCGGTTCGTGTGGGTCGTCAGGACCACCATGGCCCAACAGGCAGAGGAAGGATACAGGGCGGTCCCGGATGGCTTCGAGGCCCGGGTAGCGGGTAGGGGGAGGGTCGTGACGGGGTGGGCCCCGCAGGTGCAGATACTTGGCCACCGGGCCGTGGGCGGGTTCCTGAGccactgcgggtggaactcaGTCCaggaggcggtggtggcgggGAAGGTGGTGCTGGCATGGCCAATGGAGGCGGACCAGTTTGTGAATGCACGGCTGCTGGTGGAAGACATGGGCGTGGCGGTGAGGGCGTGCGACGGGGCGGTCACAGTGCCAGACCCGGTCAAGCTGAGCCGGGTGATTGCACGGACAATGAGGGAGGACTTGCCGGAGCGGGCGAGGGTGcaggagctgaggaggaaggCGTTTGATGCGGTGGAGCCCGGTGGTGGGAGCTCTTGGACAGGCCTGGACGAATTTGTGAAGGCGTTGGGCCAATTGCCAAAGCAATGA